TCGACAATCCGCGCTGGCAGCTGTTCGACGTGCGCACCGATCCCACGGAATTGCACGACCTGTCCGAGCAGCTGCCGGAGAAGGTGGCCGAGCTGTCCGCCGCGTGGGGCGAAGCCGCCTGGCACAATACGGTTTTCCCGCTCGTCACCCGGCAGGATCTGGCGGTCCGGCGGCCGGAGGAAGCCCGTCTCGGCGATCCGGTCCGGATCCTGCCCGGGACGCCGACGCTCGAACGGTATCGGTCTCAGCGTCTGATCGCCTACCGCGACTTCACCATTGCCGTGGAGGTGGATGGCTATCAGCCCGGCGACGAGGGCGTTTTGGTCGCGCACGGGGACCCGCTGGGCGGCTATCTGCTGTATGTCGAAGACGGGCATCTGATCTTCGGTTACAACGCCTACGGCCGATACGCCACGGTCGACGCCGGTGAAATCCCCACGGGCAGCCGGCTTTTCACCGTGTCGGCGCTGGTGCGGCCGCATCTGCGCTGGGACTTCTCGCTGGAGATCGACGGCGTCCGGGCGGCGGAGCTGCCGGATCAGGTGCAGCTGGTGGGCATGTCGCCGTGGACCGGGATCTCGGTGGGGCTGGATGCGCGCGGGCCCGTCTCCTGGGAGCTGCGGGATCGGCGCGGCGTGTTCCGCTACCGCCGGGGACTGCGAGCGGTCACCTATCGGCCCGGGGCCGTCGGCGTTTCCGAGGAGGCGCAGCGCGCCCTGGATTCCGAGGCCGAACTGATCGCGGAATAGCAAGGACCGACCCGGGACCGGACCCTAGTTCGCGGAGATCGATTCGATGATCTTGGCGATTCTCCGATCCCGGGTTTCCCGTTTCTTGGCGTCGGCGACCGATATAGCGATCCGTCAGCTATCCGAACATGTGTTAACAAATATTAAGTAACCGAGAACCGACCGTTTCGGAAGCATCACCGCAGCACTGCCGAAACCCCTCTCGGCGCGGTCGTTTCCATGGTGATTTCCGATTTCCCCAGGTCGAGCCCGAGTCGGCGGGGTGGTGTCGCAACCGTGTGGTGACCGGAAGATTTCTTGGATCTCACAGCTCACAATCGTTGTTCGCGCATTGTGAGAGAACCGTTTTGATGCCTCCCCCGACGTCCCTACAGTCGAGCCAGCAGCCCGGTATGCCAGCTCGAAGGGGGCGTTATGACCATTGCGCAGAACGGACACTCGTCCGCCGATGCACTGCTTCGACTGGGGAAGTACTTCAACCGCGGCGAGGTCTCCGCCGACTTGCGCACCCTGCACCAGGTGGGCGGTCGCGAGGCCGACGAGTTCTATCGGGAACGCTGGTCGCACGACAAGGTGGTGCGGTCCACGCACGGCGTGAACTGCACGGGCTCCTGCTCGTGGAAGATCTACGTGTCCGACGGCGTGATCACCTGGGAATCACAGCAGACCGACTACCCGAGCGTGGGCGCGGACAAGCCGGAGTACGAGCCGCGCGGCTGCCCGCGCGGGGCGTCGTTCTCCTGGTACACCTATTCGCCGGCGCGCATCCGGTATCCGTATGTGCGCGGCACGCTGCTCGAGCTGTACCGCGAGGCCAAGACGCGACTCAAGGATCCGGTGCTGGCGTGGGAATCCATCGTCGAGGACGCCGATAAGGCCACGGCCTACAAATCGGCGCGCGGCAAGGGCGGGTTCGTGCGGGCCGAATGGTGGGAGGCCGCGGAAATCGCCGCCGCCGCACACGTTTACACGATCAAGCGCTACGGCCCGGACCGGGTGGCGGGCTTCTCGCCGATCCCGGCCATGTCGATGGTGTCGCATGCGGTCGGGGCCCGGTTCATTTCGCTGATCGGCGGCTCGATGCTGTCGTTCTACGACTGGTACGCCGACCTGCCGGTGGCGTCCCCGCAGGTGTTCGGCGATCAGACCGACGTGCCGGAGTCCGCGGACTGGTTCGACGCCGGCTACCTGATCATGTGGGGCTCCAATGTCCCGGTGACGCGAACCCCGGACGCCCACTACATGACCGAGGCCCGCTACCGCGGCCAGAAGGTCGTGGTGGTGTCCCCCGATTACGCCGACAACACCAAGTTCGCCGACGAATGGGTGCCCGCGCGTCCCGGCACGGATGCCGCGCTGGCCATGTCCATGGGCCACGTCGTGTTGCGAGAGTTCTTCGTGGACAGGCGGACTCCGTACTTCGACGAGTACGTCAAGCGCTACACCGATCTGCCCTACCTGGTGGTGCTGGACGAGCACGACGGCGGCTGGTCCACCGACGGCGACTACTCCGGTCACACCTTCACCCCCGGCAAGTTCCTCACCGCCGCCGACCTCGGCCACACCGGCGAGGGCGTCGAGCATCAGACGGTGCTGCTGGACTCCGACGGTGTCGCGCAGGTCCCCAACGGCTCGCTCGGGCATCGTTTCACCGAGGCCGGCACCGGCCGCTGGAACCTCGATCTCGGGGACACCGATCCCCGCTTGACCCTGTACGGCCACACCGATGATGTTGCGGCCGTGCAGTTTCCCCGCTTCGACGGGCCGTCCGGGGCGGGCAGCGGCGCTGTGCTGACCCGCGGCGTGCCGACCACCGTGGTCGCGGGGCGTCGGGTGACGACGGTGTTCGACCTGCTGCTGGCGCAGTACGGCGTGGCCCGGTCCGGCTTGCCCGGCAGCTGGCCGACCGGCTACGACGATGCGACCCAGCCGTATACGCCCGCCTGGCAGGAATCGATCACCGGCGTCCCCGCCGCACAAGCCGAGCGCATCGGCCGCGAATTCGCCGACAATGCCGAGAAGTCCCAGGGCCGGTCCATGATCCTCATGGGCGCGGGCACCAACCACTGGTTCCACTCGGATCAGATCTACCGGTCGTTCTTCACCCTCACCCTGCTCACCGGGTGCCAGGGCGTCAACGGCGGCGGCTGGGCGCATTACGTCGGTCAGGAGAAGTGCCGGCCCGTGACCGGCTGGGCCACACTGGCATTCGCCTCCGACTGGCAGCGGCCGCCGCGTCAGATGCAGGGCACCGTGTTCTGGTATCTGGCCAACGACCAGTGGCGCTACGACCCGTTCACCTCCGAATCGTTCGCCTCGCCGCTGGCCAAGGGCAGCTTCGCCGGGCGCACGGCGGCCGACAACATCGCGCTCGCTTCGCGATTGGGCTGGATGCCGTCGTATCCGACGCTCAACCGCAATCCGCTCGATCTGGTCGACGAGGCCGAGGCCGCGGGCAAGACGCCCGCCGAGTATGTGGTCGACGGTCTGAAATCGGGTGAGCTGCGGTTCGCGTGCGAGGATCCCGACGCGCCCGAGAACTTCCCGCGCGTGCTGACCGTGTGGCGCGCCAACCTGCTGGGTTCCTCCGGCAAGGGCAACGAGTACTTCCACCGGCATCTGCTGGGCGCGGACTCCAACCTGCAGACCGGCGAGGCCACCGGGGTGCGGCCGCAGGAGCTGGAATGGCGAGACGAAGCCGCCACCGGGAAGCTGGATCTGCTGCTGTCGCTGGACTTCCGCATGACCTCCACCACCCTGTTCTCCGACATCGTGTTCCCCGCCGCCACCTGGTACGAGAAGCACGACCTGTCCTCCACCGACATGCACCCGTTCGTGCACGCCTTCTCCCCCGCCATCTCCCCGCCGTGGGAAGCCAAGACCGATTTCGAGGCGTTCCACCGCATCGCGCGCGGGTTCTCCTGGCTGGCGGAGAAGCATCTGGGCGTGCGCAAGGACCTGGTGGCCGTGCCGTTGCAGCACGACACCGCCGACGCACTGGCTCAGGCCGGCGGGCGCGTGCTGGACTGGAAAACCGGTGAGTGCGAACCGATTCCGGGCGTCACCATGCCGAAGCTGGTGGTCGTCGAGCGCGACTATCCGAATGTGGCGGAGAAGATGGCGGCGCTGGGCCCGCTGGTGGAAACGCTGGGACTCACCACCAAGGGTGTCACCACACTGCCCGATGTGGAGGTAGATTACCTGCGCGGCGTCAACGGCACCGTGGTTTCCGGTGTCGCGCAAGGCCGTCCGTCGCTGGCCAAGGACACCCACGCGGCCGAGGCGATCCTGGCACTGTCCGGTACCACCAATGGCCGGCTCGCGGTGGAAGGGTTCCATGCGCTCGAAAGGCGCACCGGAACCGAGCTGGCCGATCTGGCGGCCGAACACGAGGGAAAGCGAATCACCTTCGCGGACACGCAGGCCCGGCCCGTTCCGGTGATCACCTCACCGGAATGGTCGGGCAGCGAGACCGGCGGGCGGCGGTATTCCCCGTTCACGATCAATGTCGAGCGTTCCAAGCCCTGGCACACGCTGACCGGGCGGCAGCATTTCTACCTCGACCACGATTGGATGCGGGAACTCGGCGAGCAGCTGCCGATCTATCGTCCGCCGCTGGACATGACGGCGCTGTTCGCCGAGCCCGGAATCGGCAAGGTCGGCGAAAACGGTGTGACCGTTCGGTATTTGACGCCGCATTCGAAGTGGTCGATTCACTCGGCATATCAGGACAATCTGCACATGCTGACGCTCTCGCGGGGCGGGCAGGCGATCTGGATGTCGGACAAGGACGCCGCCAAGATCGGGGTCGCCGACAACGACTGGATCGAGGCGATCAACCGCAACGGCATCGTGGTGGCGCGCGCGATCGTGTCGCATCGCATGCCCGAGGGCACGGTGTTCATGTACCACGCCCAGGACCGGGCCGTGAACGTGCCACGCATCGAAGGCACCCCGGACGTCAAGCAGGGCAAGGGCAAACGCGGCGGTATCCACAATGCACTGACCCGGATCATGATCAAGCCCTCGCATTTGATCGGCGGGTACGCCCAGCAGTCGTTCGCCCTGAACTACCACGGCCCCACCGGAAATCAGCGCGATGAGGTCACGACCATTCGCAAGCGCTCGCAGGAAGTTGAGTACTGATCATGCGTGTAATGGCGCAACTGGCCATGGTCATGAACCTGGACAAATGCATCGGCTGCCATACCTGCAGCGTCACCTGCAAACAAGCCTGGACCAATCGCTCGGGCACCGAGTACGTGTGGTTCAACAATGTGGAAACCCGTCCGGGGCAAGGGTATCCGCGCCGGTACGAGGACCAGGAGAAGTGGAAGGGCGGCTGGACCCTCGACCGCAAGGGGCGGCTGACGCTCAAGTCCGGGTCCCGGATGAAGCGGCTGCTCAATATCTTCGCCAATCCGGATCTGCCCACGGTCAGCGACTACTACGACCCGTGGAGCTACGACTACGACACGCTGCTGTCGGCGCCGCAGATGGACACCACGCCGGTGGCCAAGCCCAAGTCGCTGATCACCGGTGAGGACACCCAGGTCACCTGGGGTGCGAACTGGGACGACTCGCTGGGGTCGGGTCCCGAGCAGGTGGGTAAGGACCCGTTGCTGGCCAAGCTCTCCGAGCAGGTCAAGCTCGAGTTCGAAGAGACCTTCATGTTCTATCTGCCGCGTATCTGCGAGCACTGCCTCAATCCGTCGTGTGCGGCGTCGTGTCCGTCGGGGGCGATCTATAAGCGTGCCGAGGACGGCATCGTGCTGGTGGATCAGGACAAGTGCCGCGGCTGGCGGCAGTGCGTGACCGGGTGCCCGTACAAGAAGATCTACTTCAACCACAAGACGGGCAAGGCGGAGAAATGCACCTTCTGTTACCCGCGCGTGGAAGTCGGCATCCCGACCGTGTGCTCGGAGACCTGCGTCGGGCGGCTGCGCTACATCGGCGTCATGCTCTACGACGCGGACAAGGTGCTCGAGGCGGCGTCGGTCACCGAGGACAAGGATCTGTATCCGTCGCAGCTGGGGGTGTTCCTCAATCCGCACGACGAACGGGTCATCGCGGAAGCCGAGCGGGCCGGGATTTCTCCGGAATGGATTGCCGCCGCCCAGGATTCGCCGGTCTACAAGCTGATCGTCGACTACCAGATCGCATTGCCGTTGCATCCGGAATACCGCACCATGCCGATGGTCTGGTACGTGCCGCCGCTGTCGCCGGTGGTGGACACGCTGACCCAGACCGGGCACGACGGGGAGAACCACAACAACCTGTTCGGCGCGATCGACGCGCTGCGAATTCCCTTGGAGTACTTGGCGGAACTGTTCACCGCCGGTGAGATCGGGCCGGTGCGGGCGTCGCTGCAACGGCTGGCGGGCATGCGGTCGTTCATGCGCTCGATCAACCTGGGTCAGGAACCCGACCTGACGATTCCGGATGCGGTCGGGCTCGAACCCGAAGAGATCGAGGCCATGTACCGGCTGCTCGCCATCGCCAAGTACGAGCACCGGTATGTGATCCCGTCGGGCGCGACTTCCAAAGCCCACGAACTGGATTCGCTCGCCACCGGCTGCTCGCTGGACACCGACGGCGGCCCGGGCATGACGGCCTTCGACTACATGGCCGAGAAATTCCACCTTACCGACACCAACGGTGCCAGCCCCGATCAGAAGAGCAGCCGCATCAACCTGCTCAACTGGGACGGCAAGAGCACCAGCGGGCTGGTGCCCACTTCCGCCAACGGCAACGGCGCCGCTGGAAATGGCAATGGAGCCAATGGAAATGGGCACCACGCCCCCGCAAGCGACAGCGCGCCGGCCGACGCCGGGTCGGTCGAACCCGAGCCGAGCGGAGCGACGCGATGAACCTGCTGCGAGTGGGGCGCCGACACGCCGGTGCCGGCGTGAACGAACACGAACATCGGCTGGCGTGGCGGCTCGACGCGCTGCGCCTCGACTACCCGAAGGCGCAGGGACACCCCGGTACGGCCGAATCCCGCACCGCCGCAGTGGAATCCGCCGAGGCCACGCGATGAGCCTGCTGAAGCTGCGGCGACGGCCCGAATCCGTCGTCGCCATGAGCGAACGGGATCGCCGCCTGGTGTGGCGGCTGGGCGCGCTGCTGCTCGACTATCCCAGCGCGCAGACCCTGGCTATGCTCGACGAACTCGACGCCGCCGCAACCGAATTGCCGGACGCGGTGCGTCCGCTGCTGGCCGGATTCCTCACCCACCTGCGCACCGGCGACCCGATCGCGCTGGCGCAGGAGTATGTCGAAACCTTCGATATGCGCCGCCGCGCCAGCCTGCATTTGACCTTCTACGCCTACGGTGACACCCGCAAACGCGGTATGGCGCTGCTGCGGTTCAAACATGCCTACCGCCACGCCGGAGTCGAACTCGGCGACGAAGAACTACCCGACCACCTGCCCGTACTGCTCGAATTCGCCGCCACCGTCGATCCCCTCGGCGGCGAACGACTGCTGGGCGAACACGTCCCGGTGCTGGAACTGCTGCGGTTGTCGCTTTCCGACAGCGGATCTCCCTACGCCGGGGTGCTGGCGTCGGTGGTGGCGACCTTGCCACCGGTCACCACCGCCGACCGCCGGCGCATCGCCGAACTCGCCGCCGCGGGCCCGCCGGAGGAGGAGGTCGGACTCGACCCCTTCGCCATGGACCCGCTCGCCTTCACCGGACAGGAGGCACGCCGATGAGCTCCGCGCTCTGGCTGATGCTGCCCTACATCGCCTTCACCTCGTTCCTGCTCGGCCACCTGTGGCGCTACCGCACCGACCAATTCGGCTGGACCACACGGTCTTCGCAGATCTACGAATCGCGGCTGCTGCGGCTGGGCAGCCCGCTGTTCCACTTCGGCATGCTCGGGGTGATCGGCGGGCACGTGCTCGGGGTGCTCGTTCCCGAATCCTGGACCAACGCGATCGGCGTCTCCGAGGAGGCGTACCACGTGGTGGCGGTCTCGGCGGGATCGGTTGCGGGACTTGCGGTCATCGCCGGAATCTCCATCCTGATCTACCGGCGCATCAAATTCACCGCCGTGCGCCAGGCGACCACCACCAACGACAAGGTGATGTACGTCCTGCTCGCGGCCGCCCTGATCACCGGCCTGCTCAATACCTGGGGCAGCAACCTGCTGTGGGGCACCTACAACTACCGCGAGACCGTCTCCCCCTGGTTCCGCAGCCTCTTCTCCCTCCACCCGCAACCCGACCTCATGGTCGGCACGCCCTGGACCTTCCAAACCCACGGCCTGATCGTCCTGGCGCTCATCGCCTTCTGGCCCTACACCCGCCTGGTCCACATGTTCTCCGCCCCCGTCGGCTACCTGGTCCGCCCCTACGTGGTCTACCGCGCCAAACCCATCAAGTCCGCCGACAAGACCCGCTACGCCCGCGCCTGGGAAACCCCCGCCATCCCCCGCCGCTGACCCGCGGAGCAATCAAGGTCAGGGAGCTCTCATGGAGAGAATTGTCCGATTCCGCATCGGTGACAGCTCCCTGATCTTGGAACTGGGTCAGACTGCGGCGGTGGTGCGGGTGCGGGCGTAGTCGGCGAGGGCTTGGGCTGCTGGGGCGGGGGTGGTGGAGAGGTAGGCGGTGAGGGCTGCGTCGAGTTCGGGGGTGGGGCCGCGCTGGGCCAGGAGGACGATGATGGCTTCTTGGGCGGCCGGGGTCGGGTTGGGTTGGGAGAGGAGCTCTTCCAGGTAGTTGGCGGGGTCGGCCAGGCGGAGGGCGCGGCGGGCGCAGGTGTGGATTCGGCGGGGCAGCTCGGCGCGGATGGTGTCGATGTCCTCGGGGAACACGTGCCCTTGGTCGACTCGCACGGACCACAGCGTGGCTGGGTCTTCGGGGAGGGCGTCGTCGGGGAGCAGACCGAGGGCGGGGGCGGATTCGATGGGTGTGGGGGCGAGGCCCATTCGTTCGGTGCGCCAGGTGTGGAACTCCCACCAGGCCAGCGGGGTGCCCCAGCAGCCGAAGCCGAAGCTCAGGACCTGCTGGCCGGCGGTGAAGGTGCGGAAGGTGCGACTGCGGGCGACGGTGGCCACTCCGTCGGGCAGTACACACGTCCAGGTCGGCTCGGCACCCTCGAACCCGTACGGCTGCAGCAGCTTCCCCGTCTCGCGCATCAGCCGGCGCAGTGCCGAATCCGGTTTGACCATTCCCGCAGATTAGCGCCGGACACCGACAGGATCCCGCACCTCATCGTTGCGCCAGGCCACGGCGCGCCGCCGAGGACACGCCGGGCCGGTGGTGTCAGCGCTGCTTCGCGCGGGCGAAGCGGCGCATGATCGGGACGTCCACCCAGTGGTAGAGGGCCGCCGCCAGGGCGGTCGAGACGACCAGGCACAGCAGGGAGAATCCGGCCCAGCCGAGGATGCCGAATTCCTTGCCGCCGATCAGGTATCGGGTGACCACCACCATGACGGGGAACTGGATGAGGTAGAACGCGAAGGACACATTGCCCAGCCACACCACGCGGGGGTGCGCGCTGATGCCGCTGACGCCGGCCAGATCCCGGGCGGCCATGGTGGCGACCACCGCGGTCATCGGCGCGAGCATGAGCACCGACATCTTGTAGTTCACCGGCACCACCCAGGTCAGGGCGTAGGACGCGACCAGGGTGAGCAGCGGCCAGGTGAGACTGGTGTTGCGCCAACGGCCTTCGATCACCATGCGCGCGGCCAGCACGCCGAGGAAGAACTCCGGCAGCCGCGACAGCGGGAAGTTGTAGCTGAGCCAGTACGACTTGGCGACCGGAATGTCGGGCTGCACGAACCAGGCCGGGGAGGCGTGCAGTTCGTAGTGCGGCGAGGTGTTGCCCGGCACCAGGCGCGGGGCGAAGGCGTTCGCGATGCCCTTCGGGCCGTCGACCCACAGGAAGTACGAGGTGTGCAGGGCGACGATGAACAGCATCAGCAGGCCCATGGCCAGCAGCAGCCGCCGCGTCGGAATGCGCATGACCAGCGGCAGCAGCAGCGGGAAACTGCCGTAGAACAGCACTTCCGCGGCCAACGACCAGGACGGGACGTTCAAGCCGCCGACCGTGGTCCACTTCGGCCACCAGGTGTGCACCAGCAGCAGGTTCGGCACCCACACCACGGCGCGATGCAGCGGGACGCTGGCCACCACGATGAAGGCGGCCGCCGCCAGCAGATGCGTCGGGTAGATCTTCAGCACGCGCCGGCGGTAGAAGGCGCGCTTGGTCATGCCCGGCTTGAACGACCAGTAGATGATGAAGCCGGACAGCACGAAGAAGAAGGTGACGCCCGCGGCCCCGAGCTGCATCGGGATCCACTCGTGAATGTGGCGGAACAGCTCCGACTTCTGGAACGGGTACACCGGCAGGAACACCAGCGCGTGCAGCACGAAGACCGCGCACGCCGCCCACCAGCGCCCGCCGGTCAGCGACGGCAGCGGGGGGCGCTGCCGAGCGCGCTCGGTGAGGAGGTCGGCGGACGCCAGGGCGGGCAGCGGCTGGGTGGTCGTGACCGGGATCGGCTGCGTGGTCGCGAGCGCCGGGGTGGTCGCGAATGCCTGGGTGGTCGTGATCGCCTGTGCGGGAGCGGATTCCACGGCGACCCCGGCATCGTCACCGACACCGGGCAGAACTTCGGGTGGGCGGGTCATCGTGCGTACCTCTCGTACAGTGCGTTGGCTATCACGGCGTCGCCCTGGGGAGCCGGATGGAAGGGCAGGCCGTCGAGCTTGGTCTGCGGGTCGAAGACGCCGTTGATCCACTGCTGCGGCGAGCACAGCCCGTGTCCGGCGGTGAGCGCGCGGGCATCGAGGTAGTCCAGGCCCAGCTGGGTGGACGCGTCACGCTCGGCGCGGTCCATGCGGTTGAAGTACTCGACGACCGTGCGACCCTGCGGCTGCGTGACCGGCAGGCCCAGAATGTCGAAGCACAGCGAGGTCTCGTCCGGCCGGAACACCTCCGGATAGCCGACGACCACGATGCGCGCGGCGGGCGCGTAGTAGCGAATGTAGGTGACCACCTTGTCGATGCGCGCCGCGTACTCGGCGCCGGTGATGGCGCCCGGGTCGATCATGCGGCCCGCGGCCACCGCGTCTGGGCCGCAGCCGCCGACGACGTCGTAGAAGCACTGCTGGGCGGAGCTCCACGGCGACTGCGGCGCACCGCCCCAGTGGTCGTTGAACCCGAACTGCAGGGTCACCAATTTGGTTCGGGGGCCGAAGGATCCGGTCTTGGCGGCATTGGACGCCTGCACGGTCAGCGTGTAGCCGTCGCCGCCGTCGATGGCCGCGCCCGGGCAGGACTGATTCCATACCTCGTCGTCGGCGAGACCCATGCGGGCGGCCAGCTGCACCGGCCACGCGGTATCGCCGTGGTCACAGCGTTTCTCGTCGGAGAAGGGGGTCCAGCCGTTGGCGGTGAACGAATCGCCCAGGACGACAAGCGCTTTGCCGTCCGGGGCGGTGTCGGCGTGTGCGCCCCCGGGACCCGCCACGGCCGCTGCGATGGCCATGGTGGCGGCGCACAGCGAGGCCGCGGCGCCGGGGAGACGGAACTTCATGAAACCCTCGAATCGCAAATTGAACAGTTGATCTTCAGTTTTGCGCGGAGTGGTGGTGCGTATCGCGGCCCGCGAGGACGCGGGTCAGTGCCCGTACCGGTCGTAGATGGCATGGGCGACAACGGAATCGCCCTGGGTGGACGGATGGAAGAACAGGCCGTCGATATCGGCGCGCGGATCGGCGACCCCATTGAGCCACGGCTGCGACGAGCAGAGGCCGTGACCGGCGGTGAGGGCACGCGCGTCGAGGAACTCGATGCCCAACTGCTGGGCGGCTTCCCGTTGCGCCTGGTCGATGCGGTCGAAGTACTCCACCACCGCGGTGGCGCGGGGATTGACGAACGGCGCGACGCCCAGGATGCTCAGGCACACCGTGCTGGAGCCGGGCACGAAAACCTCGGGGTAGCCGACGAATACGATGTGCGCGTTCGGCGCGTAGTACTTGATGTAGGTGATCGCATTGCTCATGCGCTTGGCCATCAAGGATCCGGAGACGCCGGTGTAGTCCGGCATCCGGCCCTCGTCGACCGCGTTCGCCTCACACCCCAACGCGAGGTTGAACACGCAGTCCTGCAACGAATTCCACAGCGTCTGATCCGACTTGCCCCACTTGTCGTTGAGGCCGAACTGGATCGTGACCACCTTGGTGTTCGGGCCGAACGCGCCCTCCTTGTCGGCGCGCTGGGCCTGCTGAGCCAGGGTCCAGCCCGGGCCGCTGTCGATCGCCGCGCCGGGGCACGACGGGTTCGACATCGAGTCCGGTTCGGCCACGCCCATCAGCCCGGCCAGCTGCATCGGCCAGGACGTCTTGCCGTGGCGTTTGCAATCGGTCTCCTGCTCGATGATGTTCCACACGTTCGCCGAGAACGAATCACCCAGCGCGACAAGCTCTTTACCCGCGGGAGCCGGGTCGGCTCCCGCCTCGCCGGCGGCCGTCACGGCGCCGCCCGCGGCGGTCATCGCGACCGCCGCGGCGGTGGCGCACAGCCGCCGCACAGTGTTGCCCAGCAACTCTTCCGCCTTGCCTCAGTACCCGGCTCGCGGTTCGAAACCGGGGGCGTCCAGGGTCGGTGGCGCCGGTTTGGGCACGGGCGCCTGGGTCTGGGGCGCGGGTTTGGGGGCGGGCGCGGGGGCCTGGGCCGGCTCCGGGGCGACCGGCTGCGGAGCGGGCGCCTCGGTGGCGGCGGGCTGGGGGGCGGGC
This sequence is a window from Nocardia yunnanensis. Protein-coding genes within it:
- a CDS encoding SGNH/GDSL hydrolase family protein, with protein sequence MLGNTVRRLCATAAAVAMTAAGGAVTAAGEAGADPAPAGKELVALGDSFSANVWNIIEQETDCKRHGKTSWPMQLAGLMGVAEPDSMSNPSCPGAAIDSGPGWTLAQQAQRADKEGAFGPNTKVVTIQFGLNDKWGKSDQTLWNSLQDCVFNLALGCEANAVDEGRMPDYTGVSGSLMAKRMSNAITYIKYYAPNAHIVFVGYPEVFVPGSSTVCLSILGVAPFVNPRATAVVEYFDRIDQAQREAAQQLGIEFLDARALTAGHGLCSSQPWLNGVADPRADIDGLFFHPSTQGDSVVAHAIYDRYGH